One segment of Marinobacter sediminum DNA contains the following:
- a CDS encoding NAD(P)/FAD-dependent oxidoreductase encodes MSNERQRIAVIGAGVSGLTTAWLLAEKHDVQLFEAGDYAGGHTNTEQVDAGGRSWPVNTGFIVFNDWTYPNFMRLMDRLEVPSEVSDMSFSVDCSATGLQYNGTNLNTLFAQRSNLFNLPFLKMVREILRFNKESRADLQAGVINDEETLGEYLNRNGYSRYFRNYYIVPMGAAIWSAPEIVLEQFPIRFFLQFFNNHGMLSVDDRPTWRVISGGSAQYVRKMMERLGDRTHLNSPVEGVTRDEEGVTVRVNGKDERFDQVVLACHSDQALAMLADPSDEERDILGAIGFQQNDVVLHTDSSVLPDNRRAWAAWNYYIPAHSTEPVSVTYNMNVLQNFDDAPETFCVTLNRSHDIAPDKVIKQFSYAHPVFTLEAVAAQGRYDEIGNRNRTHYCGAYWFNGFHEDGVCSALRVTQAFGLEL; translated from the coding sequence ATGAGTAACGAGCGTCAGCGTATTGCTGTTATCGGGGCCGGCGTTTCCGGCCTCACGACCGCCTGGCTATTGGCCGAAAAGCACGACGTACAATTATTTGAAGCCGGTGACTACGCCGGTGGCCATACCAATACCGAGCAGGTGGACGCGGGAGGCCGTAGCTGGCCGGTAAATACCGGCTTTATCGTCTTCAATGACTGGACTTATCCGAACTTCATGCGCCTGATGGATCGGTTGGAAGTTCCCTCCGAAGTCAGCGATATGAGTTTCAGTGTGGACTGCAGCGCAACGGGGCTTCAATACAACGGCACCAATCTGAACACCCTGTTCGCGCAGCGCTCAAACCTGTTTAACCTGCCCTTCCTCAAGATGGTCAGAGAAATACTCCGGTTTAACAAGGAATCCCGTGCGGACCTGCAGGCTGGTGTTATCAACGATGAGGAAACACTGGGCGAATACCTGAACCGGAATGGTTATTCCCGTTATTTCCGCAACTATTACATTGTGCCGATGGGCGCTGCGATCTGGTCTGCCCCGGAAATCGTGCTGGAGCAGTTCCCGATCCGCTTTTTCCTGCAGTTTTTCAACAACCATGGAATGCTGTCTGTGGATGATCGCCCGACCTGGAGAGTCATCTCCGGCGGATCTGCACAGTACGTCCGGAAGATGATGGAACGTCTCGGAGACCGTACCCACCTCAACAGCCCCGTTGAGGGCGTAACACGGGATGAAGAAGGCGTCACGGTTCGGGTAAATGGAAAGGACGAGCGGTTCGATCAGGTTGTTCTTGCCTGTCACAGTGACCAGGCACTGGCCATGCTGGCCGATCCTTCGGATGAGGAACGTGACATCCTCGGTGCCATAGGCTTCCAACAGAACGACGTTGTCCTGCATACAGACAGCAGCGTTTTGCCGGATAACCGCAGAGCCTGGGCCGCCTGGAATTACTACATTCCTGCCCACAGCACCGAGCCCGTATCTGTCACTTACAACATGAACGTTCTACAGAACTTTGACGATGCGCCTGAGACCTTTTGCGTAACCCTTAATCGCAGCCATGACATTGCCCCGGATAAGGTGATCAAACAGTTCAGTTACGCTCACCCTGTGTTCACCCTGGAGGCCGTTGCAGCCCAGGGTCGCTACGACGAAATTGGCAATCGCAATCGCACCCACTATTGCGGCGCATACTGGTTTAACGGCTTTCATGAAGATGGCGTTTGCAGTGCGTTGAGAGTGACACAAGCCTTCGGGCTGGAGTTATAG
- a CDS encoding SDR family NAD(P)-dependent oxidoreductase, producing the protein MNMRLQDTSNIWITGASSGIGEALTEALARGGHRLIITGRRKQPLEQLQSLAPDRIMPAPGDTTSKSDLKDIAGVLEDQGDLHMAILNAGTCEYLDITHYNSDVIEKNIHTNVIGTARCLDIALPALRRTRAKGLAATLVIVSSSAWWFPFGRAEGYGASKAALTYFAQSLRADLAAEGIDVVVVSPGFVKTPLTDRNDFPMPFLVEADDAAERIVSGLAKGHNEIAFPKRFTWMLRILGALPRRTIDKMAASMSRKNNH; encoded by the coding sequence ATGAACATGCGTCTTCAGGATACATCGAATATCTGGATAACCGGTGCGAGCTCCGGAATTGGCGAGGCGCTGACCGAGGCGCTCGCTCGCGGAGGCCACCGGTTGATCATCACAGGGCGGCGAAAGCAACCTCTGGAGCAGCTCCAGTCCCTGGCCCCTGACCGCATCATGCCGGCCCCCGGAGACACCACCAGCAAATCCGATCTGAAGGATATTGCCGGTGTACTTGAGGACCAGGGTGACCTGCACATGGCGATCCTCAATGCCGGAACCTGTGAATACCTGGACATCACCCACTACAACAGTGATGTCATTGAAAAGAACATCCACACCAATGTGATTGGAACGGCACGATGCCTGGATATCGCCTTACCGGCGCTCAGGCGAACCCGTGCCAAGGGTCTCGCGGCAACGCTGGTCATTGTCAGCTCGTCCGCCTGGTGGTTTCCATTTGGACGGGCGGAGGGATATGGAGCTTCAAAAGCTGCGCTGACCTACTTCGCACAGTCCCTGCGAGCCGATCTGGCCGCGGAGGGCATTGATGTGGTTGTTGTCTCTCCCGGTTTTGTAAAAACCCCGTTAACCGATCGGAATGATTTCCCTATGCCCTTCCTCGTAGAGGCTGATGATGCTGCAGAGCGCATAGTGAGCGGGCTGGCCAAAGGCCACAATGAGATAGCCTTTCCGAAGCGTTTCACCTGGATGCTTCGCATCCTGGGAGCACTGCCCCGGCGAACGATCGACAAGATGGCAGCCAGCATGTCCCGCAAGAATAATCATTAA
- a CDS encoding nuclear transport factor 2 family protein produces the protein MSTASVIEVGSRNSAVPATLDHFKALFNELDKGNLNKLPQVYSEDIRFQDPLGSIEGLDELTQYFAGAYANVISCRFEFQDAVVNGPFAAIPWVMHLQHKRINKGREVKVDGISHLQIQNGMVCYHRDYFDAGQLLYENLPLVGGVIRWVKDHAG, from the coding sequence ATGAGCACCGCGTCAGTTATTGAAGTCGGTTCCCGTAACTCCGCCGTTCCTGCAACACTTGATCACTTCAAGGCACTGTTCAATGAACTGGACAAGGGCAACCTGAACAAGCTTCCCCAGGTTTACAGCGAAGATATCCGGTTTCAGGATCCTCTGGGTTCAATAGAGGGTCTCGATGAGCTCACCCAGTACTTTGCCGGCGCCTATGCCAACGTAATCAGCTGCCGATTCGAATTTCAGGACGCTGTGGTAAATGGCCCCTTTGCGGCGATTCCCTGGGTCATGCATCTTCAGCACAAGCGGATCAATAAGGGTCGGGAGGTAAAGGTAGACGGAATAAGCCACCTGCAGATACAGAACGGCATGGTGTGCTATCACCGTGACTACTTTGATGCCGGCCAACTACTATATGAAAACCTGCCATTGGTAGGTGGTGTTATTCGCTGGGTGAAGGACCACGCAGGATGA
- a CDS encoding acyl-CoA desaturase translates to MTRVQNWLTNILRWFDSAAGSDHIDTSSRSFNVIRVIPFIALHLACLLALYTGVSAFAAVFALGFFLIRMFAITGFYHRYFAHKTFKTSRPAQFVFAVLGASAAQRGPLWWAAHHRHHHQHSDKEQDLHSPHQGGFWWSHVGWFTCDAGFAMDERRVKDWLKYPELRFINRFDSIVPALAAIAIYALGEALEAWAPGLGTNGLQMLVWGFFISTVALFHATVSINSLSHVWGKRRFETSDDSRNNFWLALLTLGEGWHNNHHRWPQSARQGFRWYEIDITWYGLWLLSRLGIIWELNPIPKHIKEETRQLDKMKRTRS, encoded by the coding sequence TCGATTCTGCCGCTGGTTCGGATCACATCGACACCAGTTCACGGTCTTTCAACGTAATCCGCGTCATTCCTTTTATAGCGCTCCATCTGGCTTGCCTGCTGGCGCTGTACACGGGGGTAAGCGCATTTGCCGCAGTCTTTGCACTGGGCTTCTTTCTAATCAGGATGTTCGCCATCACAGGTTTTTACCACCGCTACTTTGCCCACAAGACCTTCAAGACCAGCCGGCCCGCACAATTTGTTTTCGCTGTCCTGGGCGCCAGTGCAGCTCAAAGGGGGCCACTCTGGTGGGCAGCTCACCATCGCCACCATCACCAGCATTCCGATAAAGAGCAGGACCTGCATTCCCCGCACCAGGGTGGCTTTTGGTGGTCGCACGTCGGCTGGTTTACCTGCGACGCAGGCTTCGCCATGGATGAACGCAGGGTAAAGGACTGGCTGAAGTACCCAGAGCTCCGTTTCATCAATCGCTTCGATTCCATTGTGCCTGCGCTGGCGGCAATCGCAATCTATGCTTTGGGTGAAGCACTCGAAGCCTGGGCGCCCGGGCTTGGAACCAATGGACTCCAAATGCTGGTCTGGGGATTCTTTATTTCTACTGTCGCTCTGTTTCACGCGACCGTCTCAATCAACTCCTTGTCCCACGTCTGGGGCAAGCGCCGCTTTGAGACCTCCGACGACAGCCGTAACAATTTCTGGCTGGCTCTGCTCACCCTCGGGGAAGGCTGGCACAATAATCATCACCGGTGGCCTCAGTCCGCCAGGCAAGGCTTCCGCTGGTACGAGATCGACATCACCTGGTACGGGCTCTGGCTTCTGTCACGTCTGGGGATTATCTGGGAACTCAACCCGATACCGAAACATATTAAGGAAGAAACACGCCAATTGGACAAGATGAAGAGGACACGTTCATGA